In a single window of the Raphanus sativus cultivar WK10039 chromosome 9, ASM80110v3, whole genome shotgun sequence genome:
- the LOC108824590 gene encoding zinc finger BED domain-containing protein RICESLEEPER 2-like: MGSRSDSEEQFTMDTNYTPPSTLDFASQATLDALAALEGSSDPRGEGGVTSDAIGAKTQASKRKVMSLDDETDDSDVEITPPPQTNMPHRKSRFGTATGKPMLQSTIDGGIGSSSQACRKKKPVPVKSVIRGGRRKPLTQSQKGKAKATTPQKKKKVEEIPDFDDSLEEEELDEEEELNEEEIKMDNRQRSDVWPDFTVVHKQNGTMKAQCKHCRNEYAWHSHSHGTSGLRRHRFRCKVYQRKNRNQQKINFKGKLHSGKYDHTVFRQMVAKTIVQHDLPYSYVEYEKVRETWTYLNPDVQTICRNTARSDVYRLYESERDALRRDLATLPGRVSLTSDLWTSIKREGYMCVTAHYIDRNWKLNSKIITFCALAPPHTGMNVAMQLLESMKEWGIEKKIFSVTLDNATSNDSMQDIVKSQLMLTDDLVCGGEFFHVRCAAHILNLIVQDGLKVIKGALHKVRESVKYVLSSTSREVLFGKAVVAANVKETRGLILDVSTRWNSTYYMLQIAVNYRKAFEKFESFDKRCFTIAPTAEEWTRASNICNFLGPFAVITKMMSGTNYPTSNLYFYQVWMIHNWLRNNEESDDEVVRFMVAPMKEKFDKYWDDVSGLFAMAAVFDPRFKLSIVDHCLGKLDMRTKDVKVKNLRERLSILFESYDKKSKANSPSTEPRETVPPKTCEPVSTEMFENYTDFFAFRKVSGVGSGKTPLEAYLDEPPLEVSSFKSLNILDFWKDNAHRYGDLAGMACDLLSIPITTVASESSFSIGSRVLNKYRSRLLPKNVQALICTRNWIRGYESYQNEEEVFGEEDKPPSVESAVGDGGEVAKV; this comes from the exons ATGGGATCAAGGAGCGATTCAGAAGAGCAGTTCACGATGGATACTAACTACACTCCACCATCAACATTGGACTTCGCGAGTCAAGCTACTCTAGATGCTCTTGCTGCGCTTGAAGGGAGCTCTGATCCAAGGGGAGAAGGTGGTGTAACTTCTGATGCTATTGGTGCAAAGACGCAAGCAAGCAAAAGAAAGGTGATGAGCCTTGACGATGAGACTGATGATTCTGATGTTGAAATCACTCCACCACCCCAAACAAACATGCCTCACAGAAAGAGCAGATTTGGAACAGCCACGGGGAAACCCATGTTGCAGTCCACAATAGATGGTGGCATAGGCTCGTCCTCACAGGCGTGTAGAAAGAAGAAGCCTGTACCTGTGAAATCAGTGATTCGGGGAGGGAGAAGAAAGCCATTGACTCAGTCGCAAAAGGGCAAGGCCAAGGCTACCACTccgcaaaagaagaagaaggtcgaGGAGATACCAGACTTTGATGACTCATTGGAGGAAGAAGAGttggatgaagaagaggagTTGAATGAAGAAGAAATCAAAATGGACAATAGGCAAAGATCAGATGTGTGGCCTGATTTCACGGTGGTCCACAAACAGAATGGGACAATGAAAGCTCAATGCAAGCATTGCAGGAATGAGTATGCTTGGCATTCCCACTCGCATGGAACCAGTGGGCTGAGAAGGCATCGTTTTAGATGTAAGGTGTATCAAAGGAAAAATAGAAATCAGCAGAAGATCAATTTCAAGGGGAAGTTACACTCTGGCAAGTATGATCATACCGTCTTTCGGCAGATGGTAGCTAAGACGATAGTCCAGCATGATCTACCATACTCGTACGTAGAGTATGAGAAAGTGCGAGAAACTTGGACGTATTTGAATCCTGATGTGCAGACCATTTGTCGAAACACGGCTAGATCAGATGTATATCGACTATATGAAAGCGAGAGAGACGCATTGAGGAGAGACTTAGCTACACTTCCTGGTCGAGTATCATTGACATCTGACTTGTGGACGTCAATAAAACGTGAAGGGTACATGTGTGTGACTGCACATTACATTGATCGGAACTGGAAGTTGAACAGCAAGATCATCACGTTTTGTGCTCTAGCGCCACCACACACTGGTATGAATGTTGCTATGCAGCTTCTTGAGTCGATGAAAGAGTGgggaattgaaaaaaaaatcttctcagTCACATTGGATAATGCTACAAGTAATGACTCGATGCAAGATATTGTGAAGTCCCAGCTAATGTTGACTGATGACTTGGTGTGTGGAGGAGAATTTTTCCATGTAAGATGTGCAGCTCACATACTTAACCTTATAGTGCAAGATGGGTTAAAGGTTATTAAAGGCGCTTTGCACAAAGTAAGAGAGAGTGTGAAGTATGTGTTATCATCTACATCGCGGGAGGTGTTGTTCGGAAAAGCTGTGGTTGCTGCGAATGTAAAAGAAACTCGGGGGCTGATATTGGATGTCTCGACCAGATGGAACTCCACTTACTATATGCTGCAAATTGCAGTAAATTACCGTAAGGCATTTGAGAAGTTTGAGTCATTTGACAAGCGATGTTTTACAATAGCGCCCACAGCTGAAGAATGGACAAGAGCAAGTAATATCTGCAATTTTCTGGGGCCGTTTGCTGTGATCACAAAGATGATGTCTGGCACTAATTACCCGACATCTAATTTGTATTTCTATCAAGTCTGGATGATCCATAATTGGCTCCGGAATAATGAGGAAAGCGATGATGAGGTTGTCAGATTCATGGTGGCACCAATGAAGGAGAAGTTTGACAAATATTGGGATGATGTCAGTGGTCTTTTTGCAATGGCAGCAGTCTTTGATCCGCGATTTAAGCTATCAATTGTTGACCATTGTTTAGGGAAGCTTGACATGAGAACAAAAGATGTTAAGGTGAAGAACTTGCGTGAGAGGCTAAGCATTCTCTTTGAGTCTTATGACAAAAAATCGAAGGCAAACTCCCCTTCTACGGAGCCACGTGAGACGGTTCCACCCAAAACATGTGAGCCAGTGTCCACTGAAATGTTTGAGAACTACACT GATTTTTTTGCATTTCGCAAAGTCAGTGGTGTTGGGAGTGGGAAGACACCTCTAGAAGCATATCTTGATGAACCACCATTGGAAGTTTCCAGTTTTAAGAGCTTGAATATTCTTGACTTCTGGAAAGATAATGCTCATCGCTATGGTGATTTGGCTGGTATGGCTTGTGATCTATTAAGTATTCCAATCACAACAGTTGCTTCCGAGTCTTCTTTCAGTATTGGATCAAGAGTCCTCAACAAATACAGGAGCCGTCTACTCCCAAAAAATGTGCAGGCTCTGATATGCACTAGGAATTGGATCAGGGGAtatgaatcatatcaaaatg AAGAAGAAGTATTTGGTGAAGAAGATAAACCCCCATCAGTTGAATCAGCTGTTGGTGATGGAGGGGAAGTTGCAAAAGTGTGA